From the genome of Indicator indicator isolate 239-I01 chromosome 17, UM_Iind_1.1, whole genome shotgun sequence, one region includes:
- the LOC128972764 gene encoding uncharacterized protein LOC128972764, which produces MADRRAESLHSSIGLLGISSGSLLLAVHFYSLPRAAPLIPSTTLGVLLLMLSSLLAYAAFWCGYGVLFILEGQGVLNATDDFCNALVPGLVTFTVALLLVAVVGFLCREVILALIASAVSLASAHEVAMCSSPTFGSSAVACNYMVICLVGGYFALGRILCFLTKEKIVLPGTDLAKKKTPEQLQSTSGSMNRFAVTGLVLNMLSASVFGCRLLGITGKLFIGQVPWLWAAGVYQLGICILSYRAMDVLMATFFGFTSILKFAGGYCLLYLIWQPEEPSFPTPLLVVFSILFVVLALFLTLKSPVGGLYLLFYVAYCTALACCPKGFFEGGPQGVDVAIFVASALLTLVHLCNVAASAKIPTGEGAAKALLARSRVLKLREGADLHAPYLGYSKYADAEVLGYACSVLASFAIMRTGDPQPPLATVVIPWVVVAGGILKLLSGSVAFARGKTLESSAFILYAVMWIIWGFTRYGGLYGTARSFHAAVGIVAFMLFNGFLVFCTLFLNIAWFLYSLTFLLISGSFLLDAIYALPAGYDIAATLLFGLVSFYCFLSALFNSTFEGSCLSMGRPIVQLSGVGGGTTKCLHLPARKASSVKRIADILKNGGTCGIPTDTVYVLVAACHRPDAVEKAHQSKRQAQDRPMSLWISSLKQLEPAKHLFTPLLWDFMEAAWPSPISLVVPRGAWVDLLGMKDSAKYVGTPQSIAIRIPDCSVTTHLIDMVGPIVVTSANPTGEADTTHHNQVYAKLGDKVDAVLCDGPSPENIASTVVDCTKIDSGNIGFFRVGIIPKAQVLQILEQVQKKHSLVPHSDPCTTKGQGEHLNHSHAVHNGVGLAALEETSPAQAPDDDHESYTRL; this is translated from the exons ATGGCAGACAGAAGAGCTGAGTCACTGCATTCCTCCATAGGGCTCCTGGGCATTTCCTCAG GATCACTCTTGCTGGCTGTGCACTTCTACAGTTTGCCCAGAGCAGCCCCCCTGATCCCCAGCACCACTCTTGGAGTTCTCCTCTTGATGTTATCATCTCTTCTGGCATATGCAG CATTCTGGTGTGGCTATGGAGTGCTCTTCATCCTGGAAGGGCAAGGAGTTTTGAATGCCACTGATGATTTCTGCAATGCCTTGGTGCCTGGCCTGGTTACCTTTACTGTGGCACTGCTGCTTGTTGCAGTGGTGGGCTTCCTTTGCAGAGAGGTCATCCTAGCtctgattgcttctgctgtctctcTTGCCAGTGCTCATGAAGTTGCCATGTGTTCCAGCCCAACTTTTGGTTCCTCTGCTGTGGCTTGCAATTACATGGTCATCTGCTTGGTTGGTGGTTATTTTGCTCTGGGAAGGATTCTCTGTTTCCTAACCAAAGAGAAAATTGTCCTTCCTGGCACAGATCTGGCCAAGAAGAAGACCCCTGAACAGCTTCAGTCCACCAGTGGCAGTATGAATCGTTTTGCAGTCACTGGTCTGGTCCTGAACATGCTCTCTGCCAGTGTCTTTGGCTGTAGGCTCCTGGGCATCACTGGCAAACTGTTTATTGGCCAAGTGccctggctgtgggcagctggggTCTACCAGCTTGGCATCTGCATTCTGTCCTACCGAGCAATGGATGTTCTCATGGCCACCTTCTTTGGTTTCACTTCCATCCTGAAGTTTGCTGGAGGCTACTGCCTTCTATACCTGATCTGGCAACCAGAGGAACCATCTTTCCCTACTCCACTCCTGGTGGTTTTCTCCATCCTCTTTGTTGTCTTGGCTCTTTTCCTCACTCTGAAGAGCCCAGTGGGTGGCCTCTATTTGCTCTTTTATGTGGCCTACTGCACTGCATTAGCTTGCTGTCCCAAGGGGTTTTTTGAAGGAGGACCCCAAGGTGTGGATGTggccatctttgtggcctcagCCTTGCTGACTCTGGTTCACCTGTGCAACGTGGCAGCAAGTGCCAAGATCCCAACAGGGGAGGGGGCTGCGAAGGCTCTGCTTGCTCGCAGCAGGGTGCTGAAGCTCCGGGAAGGAGCAGACCTCCACGCTCCCTACCTTGGCTATTCCAAGTATGCAGATGCAGAAGTCCTGGGCTATGCATGCAGTGTCCTTGCTTCTTTTGCTATAATGAGGACAGGAGACCCCCAACCTCCACTTGCTACTGTTGTAATTCCATGGGTGGTGGTAGCTGGTGGGATCCTTAAGCTTCTCAGTGGCTCAGTGGCCTTTGCCCGGGGTAAAACCTTGGAGAGCAGTGCCTTCATTCTCTATGCTGTCATGTGGATCATCTGGGGCTTCACCAGATATGGTGGCCTCTATGGCACTGCCAGGAGCTTCCATGCAGCTGTAGGCATCGTTGCCTTCATGCTTTTCAATGGCTTCCTTGTCTTCTGCACACTGTTCTTAAACATTGCCTGGTTCCTTTACTCCCTCACTTTCTTGCTGATCTCTGGCAGCTTCTTGCTGGATGCCATCTATGCTCTTCCAGCTGGTTATGACATTGCTGCTACTCTCCTCTTTGGCCTGGTCAGCTTttactgcttcctctctgcccttTTCAACAgcacctttgagggttcctgcTTATCAATGGGCAGGCCCATTGTGCAGCTCAGTGGTGTGGGGGGAGGAACCACCAAGTGCCTTCACCTGCCTGCCAGGAAAGCTTCCTCAGTCAAGAGAATTGCAG ATATCCTGAAGAACGGAGGGACTTGTGGCATCCCCACAGACACTGTGTACGTGCTTGTGGCAGCCTGTCACCGGCCTGATGCTGTGGAGAAGGCTCACCA gTCCAAGCGCCAGGCTCAGGATCGTCCCATGTCACTCTGGATTTCTAGCCTGAAGCAACTGGAGCCTGCAAAGCATTTGTTCACTCCCCTCCTCTGGGACTTCATGGAGGCTGCCTGGCCATCTCCTATTAGCTTGGTGGTTCCCAGAG GTGCCTGGGTGGACCTCCTGGGAATGAAGGACTCTGCTAAATACGTGGGCACCCCTCAGAGCATCGCCATCCGCATCCCCGACTGCTCTGTCACCACACACCTCATCGACATG GTTGGCCCCATCGTGGTCACATCAGCCAACCCAACTGGAGAGGCAGATACCACACACCACAACCAAGTGTATGCCAAGCTGGGAGATAAG gtGGATGCTGTCCTTTGTGATGGGCCTTCTCCAGAGAACATTGCCTCCACCGTGGTGGACTGCACCAAAATTGACAGTGGAAACATTGGATTCTTCAGAGTTGGGATCATCCCCAAGGCACAG GTGCTGCAGatactggagcaggtgcagaagaAGCACTCATTGGTTCCTCACAGTGATCCTTGCACCACCAAAGGCCAGGGAGAACATCTGAACCACAGCCATGCTGTGCACAACGGGGTGGGTTTGGCTgccttggaagagacctcaccAGCTCAGGCCCCTGATGATGACCATGAGAGCTACACTCGCCTCTGA